A single region of the Leisingera thetidis genome encodes:
- a CDS encoding CHASE3 domain-containing protein, with protein sequence MKQNKTSAARRFSLANLGTKAKVVSVALFPLLLVLGVGVLTVVNLGRMEDSAAAVGQTQKILSEAQALEVAAFEMEAGLSGYLLAGREEYLEPYEKGKTEVAAALAALTALAAGDEQLLADLKEAEQTLAGWQENVAAGAIELRREIGDAMTMNDMADEVKKSKGRVYFEEFRTEMTSVIEEEEVELNNRRNTFSSLVNAGIADPDYLNTSLQAVEQTHKVISRAKDLLAAAVDMETGMRGFLLAGDREFLDPYMEGNGRFNEVMADLRLALADNLMQTNRLNKVAKIIDEWRNEVVVPMLQLRRVIGSAATMDDMADLVAEGRGKAYFDSFRATMTALQAAGAEAMASRRAANEALGARTRAMIPAAIGGAILIGGILALVIASGIASGIRQTVVSMRGLAEGNNAVEIKGQGRGDEVGDMARALETFRDELVKMQAAEKQKAQSKDAELAGVVQQLSERLSRLSHGDLTIRIAEEFPAEYEQLRADFNGSIDNLNATVQQVIDAAASIRGGASEISRASEDLSHRTESQAATLEETAAALDELTASVKSAAEGARNVENTVQEARQEAENSGDVVRNAVTAMGGIEASSNKIAQIISVIDDIAFQTNLLALNAGVEAARAGEAGRGFAVVASEVRALAQRSSEAAMEIKTLISDSSKQVEEGVDLVGRAGAALQSIAGRVSNISQLVSEIAEGAVEQSTGLHEINTGVTQLDQVTQQNAAMVEEATAAGHMLNTDAAKLAQLVARFQVAGGTAAPDLAAAAEPVASAHGSDGWDGAARPAPRAAVPAAEGNAARDLRQDF encoded by the coding sequence ATGAAACAGAACAAGACCTCCGCGGCCAGGCGGTTTTCACTGGCAAATCTCGGCACAAAAGCAAAAGTTGTTTCGGTGGCTCTGTTTCCGCTGCTGCTGGTTCTCGGCGTCGGGGTGCTGACCGTCGTCAATCTCGGCCGCATGGAGGACTCCGCCGCCGCGGTCGGCCAGACCCAGAAGATCCTGAGCGAGGCGCAGGCGCTGGAAGTTGCCGCCTTTGAGATGGAGGCCGGGCTGAGCGGCTACCTGCTGGCGGGCCGGGAGGAGTATCTCGAGCCCTACGAGAAGGGCAAGACCGAGGTGGCCGCGGCGCTGGCCGCGTTGACCGCCCTGGCCGCCGGCGACGAACAGCTGCTGGCCGACCTGAAGGAGGCCGAGCAGACGCTGGCCGGCTGGCAGGAGAACGTCGCCGCGGGCGCCATCGAGCTGCGCCGCGAGATCGGCGACGCGATGACCATGAACGACATGGCGGACGAGGTGAAGAAGTCCAAGGGCCGGGTCTATTTCGAGGAATTCCGCACCGAGATGACAAGCGTCATCGAGGAGGAGGAAGTCGAGCTCAACAACCGGCGCAACACCTTTTCGTCGCTGGTCAATGCCGGGATTGCCGACCCGGATTACCTGAACACCTCGCTGCAGGCGGTGGAGCAGACCCACAAGGTGATAAGCCGGGCCAAGGACCTCCTGGCCGCGGCAGTGGACATGGAAACCGGGATGCGCGGCTTTCTATTGGCGGGCGACCGGGAATTTCTCGATCCGTATATGGAGGGCAACGGGCGCTTCAACGAGGTGATGGCCGACCTGCGCCTGGCGCTGGCGGACAACCTGATGCAGACAAACCGCCTGAACAAGGTGGCCAAAATCATTGATGAATGGCGCAACGAGGTGGTCGTGCCGATGCTGCAGCTGCGCCGGGTGATCGGCAGCGCGGCGACAATGGACGATATGGCCGACCTGGTGGCTGAGGGCCGGGGCAAGGCGTATTTCGACAGCTTCCGCGCCACCATGACCGCCTTGCAGGCCGCTGGTGCCGAGGCCATGGCCAGCCGCCGCGCGGCCAATGAGGCGCTTGGCGCCCGGACCCGCGCCATGATCCCCGCAGCCATCGGCGGCGCGATCCTGATCGGCGGCATTCTGGCGCTTGTGATCGCCTCCGGCATCGCCTCGGGCATCCGCCAGACCGTGGTCTCGATGCGCGGTCTGGCCGAAGGCAACAACGCGGTGGAGATCAAGGGCCAGGGGCGCGGCGACGAAGTCGGCGACATGGCCCGCGCGCTGGAGACATTCCGCGACGAGCTGGTCAAGATGCAGGCGGCGGAAAAGCAGAAGGCGCAAAGCAAGGACGCCGAGCTGGCCGGCGTGGTGCAGCAGCTGAGCGAGCGTCTGTCGCGTCTGTCCCACGGCGATCTGACGATCCGCATCGCCGAGGAATTCCCGGCGGAATACGAACAGCTGCGGGCGGATTTCAACGGCTCCATCGACAATCTCAACGCCACCGTGCAGCAGGTGATCGACGCCGCCGCCAGCATCCGCGGCGGCGCGTCCGAGATCAGCCGCGCCTCCGAGGATCTGTCGCACCGCACCGAAAGCCAGGCCGCCACGCTGGAGGAAACCGCCGCCGCGCTGGATGAGCTGACCGCCAGCGTGAAATCCGCCGCCGAAGGCGCCCGGAATGTGGAGAACACCGTGCAGGAGGCCCGCCAGGAAGCCGAGAACAGCGGCGACGTGGTGCGGAACGCGGTGACCGCCATGGGCGGGATCGAGGCCAGTTCGAACAAAATCGCGCAGATCATCTCGGTGATCGACGACATCGCGTTCCAGACCAATCTTCTGGCGCTGAATGCCGGCGTCGAGGCGGCGCGGGCGGGCGAAGCGGGCCGCGGCTTTGCCGTGGTCGCCTCCGAAGTGCGGGCGCTGGCACAGCGGTCTTCGGAGGCGGCAATGGAGATCAAGACCCTGATCAGCGACAGCTCGAAGCAAGTGGAGGAGGGCGTGGATCTGGTGGGCCGGGCCGGCGCGGCGCTGCAGTCCATTGCCGGCCGGGTCAGCAATATCTCGCAGCTGGTGTCGGAAATCGCCGAAGGCGCGGTGGAGCAATCCACCGGCCTGCATGAGATCAACACCGGCGTCACCCAGCTGGACCAGGTGACCCAGCAGAACGCGGCGATGGTGGAGGAGGCCACCGCGGCCGGCCACATGCTGAACACCGATGCCGCCAAGCTGGCACAGCTGGTGGCCCGGTTCCAGGTGGCCGGCGGCACCGCTGCCCCGGACCTCGCGGCCGCGGCGGAACCGGTGGCCAGCGCGCATGGCAGCGATGGCTGGGATGGTGCGGCCCGCCCGGCACCGCGAGCGGCCGTTCCCGCGGCTGAGGGCAACGCCGCGCGTGACCTGCGGCAGGATTTCTGA
- a CDS encoding 3-deoxy-7-phosphoheptulonate synthase has product MTPQTENLRITGMQELISPEDLAAQLPGSPAATDTVLASRAAIQDVLHGRDDRVIAVVGPCSIHDPQAAMEYAERLAPLRRRLAGQLEIVMRVYFEKPRTISGWKGLINDPGLDGSFRINEGLGLARRLCLDINGLGLPVGTEFLDTAVPQYISDLVAWAAIGARTTESQIHREMASGLSCPVGFKNGTRGNVQIAVDAVRSAAHPHHFMALAKSGRAAIAATSGNPDCHLILRGGGGTNYDAASVDAACRLADKDGIRGHVMIDASHANSSKDPMRQPAVLRDVAGQIAAGDGRITGVMIESHLVAGRQDLGQGALTYGQSVTDGCLGWEDTVAELEHLADAVAARRNAAAQRELAQA; this is encoded by the coding sequence ATGACCCCCCAGACCGAAAACCTCCGCATCACCGGCATGCAGGAACTGATCTCTCCCGAAGACCTGGCCGCGCAGCTGCCCGGCTCCCCGGCCGCCACGGACACCGTGCTGGCCAGCCGCGCCGCGATCCAGGACGTGCTGCACGGCCGCGATGACCGGGTGATTGCCGTGGTCGGCCCCTGCTCGATCCATGACCCGCAGGCCGCGATGGAGTACGCCGAACGGCTGGCGCCGCTGCGCCGGCGCCTGGCCGGACAGCTCGAAATCGTGATGCGGGTCTACTTCGAGAAACCGCGCACCATCTCGGGCTGGAAAGGGCTGATCAACGACCCCGGCCTCGACGGCTCCTTCCGCATCAACGAGGGGCTGGGCCTGGCCCGCCGCCTGTGCCTGGACATCAACGGCCTCGGCCTGCCGGTCGGCACCGAGTTCCTCGATACCGCGGTGCCGCAGTACATCTCCGACCTGGTGGCCTGGGCCGCGATCGGCGCCCGCACCACCGAAAGCCAGATCCACCGCGAGATGGCCTCGGGGCTCAGCTGCCCGGTCGGCTTCAAGAACGGCACCCGCGGCAATGTCCAGATCGCGGTGGACGCGGTGCGCTCGGCCGCCCATCCGCATCATTTCATGGCGCTGGCCAAATCGGGCCGCGCGGCGATTGCCGCGACCAGCGGCAATCCGGACTGCCACCTGATCCTGCGCGGCGGCGGCGGCACCAACTATGACGCCGCCTCGGTCGATGCCGCCTGCAGGCTGGCGGACAAGGACGGCATCCGCGGCCATGTGATGATTGACGCCAGTCACGCCAACAGCAGCAAGGACCCGATGCGCCAGCCTGCGGTGCTGCGCGATGTGGCGGGCCAGATCGCCGCCGGCGACGGCCGCATCACCGGGGTGATGATCGAAAGCCACCTGGTGGCGGGCCGCCAGGACCTGGGGCAGGGGGCGCTGACCTACGGCCAGTCGGTCACCGACGGCTGCCTCGGCTGGGAGGACACGGTCGCGGAGCTGGAGCATCTGGCCGATGCGGTGGCGGCGCGGCGCAATGCTGCCGCGCAGCGGGAACTGGCGCAGGCCTGA